Genomic window (Candidatus Neomarinimicrobiota bacterium):
CCCAGACGTACAAGGTCCAGGTGGCTGCGCTCAAGGATGAGGTCAATATTGATAACAACAGGTCAGCGTTTGCGATTACCACCCTGAAAGATCGATTTCGAGTAGCCTTGCTCACGGGTGCCCTCTCACCGAATACCGGTTTCATAAGTAGAGTTCTGGAAACGGACAAGGGGATGCAGACGGATCATTTCGTCCGCCACAGAAAAGGCTGGTCGCCACCCATTGCGCGATTCTGGAGGACGGACTACGATCTTGTCATTTTGGACAACTTTCCTGCGGATGGCATGGTGGAAGATTGGGCGGTAGAGCTTGAACGTAAACTGAGCGAATTCCCTTCATCACTGATCTATCTCCCGGGGCCGAACGTCCCGCAGAGGAGTGCCTACGATTTTCTCCCGCTTCTGGGAATGGAGGAAATGAGGAAAGGAACGAGAAGTAACGACACACACTACGCCGTTCGTTTCTCAGAGGCCAGCCGGAGACATCCTATTTTCGGAGGGGAAGGCAGGTGGGGGGTTTCGTTTCCACCGCTGAAACCATACTTGATGGCTCAACCGGCCACGGAACGGGTAACTACGCTCGTGTATCTCGACGCACCCGTTGAAATTCCGCTGTTTACCGCAGGCACCGTGGACTTTCCTCGCAGCGGCAAGACTATCAGGATAGCCACGATCACATCAACGGATTTATGGCAGCTCCATTTCAGGATAATGAGGACTGATTATGCCGGAGTGGTGGAACGATGGTGGGGCAGAACTCTCAAATGGCTGGTCATGGCAGAAGGTGAAGGGGAGACATATTTTAGATTGAACAAGCATACTTTTCAGCAGGGAGAGACCGTTCATGTTTCCGGTTCGGTTCTCGACCTGGGACGCGCCGGTTCTCACGGAGCAAACGTTTCCATGGTAATCAACGATGAACATGGAGAGACAAAATCCATTCTCCTGGATCACTCTCCTTCGGCGTCTCACTGGGAAGGAGACTTTCTTGCGGGGAAGCCGGGGGAGTATCATTACGTCGTCAAGGCGGAACAAAACGGTATTCTCAAGGGACAACAGGAGGGGTCATTCAGAGTTGAAGAAAGCCAGATAGAGCTGAACCGGGTCTTCCTCAATGAGAGCCTTCTCACAGATATTTCCTCTCTCAGTGGAGGCGAATTCAGACAGTGGGCCGATCGCTCCAAAGTCCATGAGAATTTGAATCTCGAAGCAAGAGAGGTCATCGTGGCAAGGACGTTCCACCTCAGCCACTGGCTTCCCCTCTGCGTAGTTGCTCTAATATTCATGATAGGGGAGTGGGTCTCCCGCAGGCTTCTCGGTCTGCAGTAATCTCTAACCTGGATTATCCACAGGATCTTGAGATCCACAGGATCTTCCAAAGGATCTTGAGATGAGATTCATCAGCACACGCTAAATAGATGCTAAGTGATACTAAAACAAGTGGATATATATTTATTCTCTTATTGCTGATGAATTAATCAGGCTAACTGTTTGACATTATCGATTCAAGATGGTAGCTTCACAGCCAACTTTTAAGTCAAGAGTATGAAAAGAATAACAGTTATCGGCACGGGCTATGTCGGGCTGGTCACCGGGGCCGGTCTTTCTGATTTCGGGAACAAGGTGGTGTGCACCGACGTAGATCATGAGAAAATAAAGATTTTGAACGGAGGACGAATCCCGTGTTTTGAGCCCGGGCTGCAGGATTTGGTTTCCCGGAATGTCAAGGCTCGGAGACTGTTATTCAGTACAGATGTCGGAGGGACAGTCCGGGATTCTGAAGTGATCTTCGTTGCCGTGGGTACTCCCATGAGAGAGAACGGGGAGGCGGACTTATCTGCCATCGAGACGGTGGCGAAGACAATCGGTCGAAATCTGAATGGGTATAAGGTGATTTGCACGAAAAGCACAGTGCCTATTGGTACGGGAGAAAGGGTTCGGACGATGGTTCAAGAGACGAGTTCCGCCGGAGCAGAATTTGACATTGTATCCAATCCAGAGTTTCTTCGTGAGGGAGCTGCGGTGCAGGATTTCCTCATTCCGAACCGGGTGGTAATTGGCAGTGATTCCGAGAGAGCTCTTGACATCATGAGAGAGGTGTACCGG
Coding sequences:
- a CDS encoding vWA domain-containing protein, which translates into the protein MSFFFSTRGSAPIWILGLLFLALVILSFLGYRSRGSSSRRRYRIPFLFRTGTFLTVTILLGNLAASWRSTFASEPLLKVFFDNSVSAAYHQSISGESLLNGYREIAAGMRGILESESRGGTIEFYSFGSEVRPVDPEDLNLSFSEPTTNLSSVLKQAIDVRPDHFLAGIVVVTDGQVTMGPDPKDMVQEIDVPVHAVGIGNSTPMVDVDIERVEAPTVGVRGDMVTAEVFVSSIGETRERVHVTLSKNGRLLGSQMIRLSGLGSVRTVKFRFRLEESGSQTYKVQVAALKDEVNIDNNRSAFAITTLKDRFRVALLTGALSPNTGFISRVLETDKGMQTDHFVRHRKGWSPPIARFWRTDYDLVILDNFPADGMVEDWAVELERKLSEFPSSLIYLPGPNVPQRSAYDFLPLLGMEEMRKGTRSNDTHYAVRFSEASRRHPIFGGEGRWGVSFPPLKPYLMAQPATERVTTLVYLDAPVEIPLFTAGTVDFPRSGKTIRIATITSTDLWQLHFRIMRTDYAGVVERWWGRTLKWLVMAEGEGETYFRLNKHTFQQGETVHVSGSVLDLGRAGSHGANVSMVINDEHGETKSILLDHSPSASHWEGDFLAGKPGEYHYVVKAEQNGILKGQQEGSFRVEESQIELNRVFLNESLLTDISSLSGGEFRQWADRSKVHENLNLEAREVIVARTFHLSHWLPLCVVALIFMIGEWVSRRLLGLQ